The Methanomassiliicoccales archaeon DNA segment TTTTAGTTAGTGATTGATCTGCAAATTGCAAGCTAGAGCTTTGACAGATCTCGTCACTAAGAAATCTATTGTCTAAAGGCGGGAATGGGATCTTTTCCCCCTAACGAAATTGATAGTATTTGTCGCGTTATAGTGCATCATGATTTTTTTGCAAATAAAGAGCTGAAAAGTGCCACCGTTCTCTTTTATTAATTGGAATGCATAGAACACTAGAGAACATCACATGTCGCTTCTTATCAAACATAAATGCAAAAGCGAAAGAATGGGGCTCGATGATCCAAAATTACCGAATAAGAAATACATCAATATTCATTATGATGGCAAATGAGGATGCAAAGGCATAATCATGACCGGAATTCGGAGAAAAAATGTGTTCAAGTTCGTTTTTTGGTCTATTTGCAAGTGTAGAAAATACGCCTAACATAGCGGTAGACCGTTCGATCTCAAAGCATCCCTTTGAATTCAAATCATAGATATTTTTCTCTGTTCAATTTCCTGCTAAAATTCCTTAATTGAGCGCCCCCTCTTTTAGATCATTGTTTGCCACTTATTTGATATAAGTTTGGAAGTAATTATGGCGATAAAATATCAACGAGGTTGCGGTACGAGGTTGCAGTATTTGGTGTCTAGTATAGAATTTGAAATATGCGACGAGTGATTCATAGACAAATTCTGGATAAGACGGAAACGCAGTTGACATAAGAGACTATAAACAGCGTGTTAAAAAAATCGGCTATACCAGAGAGAACCTGGACATGAACAAAAAGTGCTCCCGCCGGGATTTGAACCCGAGTCGCGGGCTCGAGAGGCCCGCATGATTGACCGGACTACACTACGGGAGCACCGAAGCGCCAATAAGATGGCCTTTATTAAAGCTTTTCATGATATTTATGGCACTCTTGATGATCGAAATATGCCCAACTTGAAATTCTATATCGTTATCTGTAACCCCCGTTGAAAAAATGAAAAATTTACTTATCTCGGTGTTCGACGACATACGAATGCAAATGTTTCTTATTGTACGAATGCATAGGATGCTGGCGATGAACTCAACTTGCCGATTTTATTATAGCAAAAAGCCGTATGCTCTGAATCTTCTGATAATGCTCATTGGTGAAGTACTGATTTTCTATTTTGTTCTAATCCTTTTCGGCATCGATTTTATCGTGCTCTCTTTGGTCGTGACTCTCGAGGTGATGATCCTTATTTTATTTGGCATAACGCCATTGTTGACATACCACGAGATTCTCAACGATCAACTGGTTCTCAGAGTGGGTTGGATATTTAGGGGAAACATCCCTATCGCAAACATTGAAAGCGTTGAGCGAATTGAAAAAGGTCCAATAAGGACTGGTGTTTTTTTCAGGCTCAACCGACCTGAGCTATTTATCACATCAAGGAGCTACGATTTGATCGGTATTAAACTTAGAGAAAAACAGAGATTCCTGTGGGCATTGGGAAAAAAGGCCAACAAGATAATTTTTGATGTTCTCGATACAGACGCTCTGGTGGATCTGCTAGAAACACATCTGAAATCTACTCACGCCAGTCGAGTCCAAGTGTTCTAATTCCAATCTTTGGGATTAAAGGCATCTTTCTCTTATGAACGGTTGACCTATGCATTTTCCATATCCGTTCAATAACGTGTATTGGTAGTCCCGTCCTCGCTGAAATCTCATCGTTCGATAAGTTCTTTTCAAAGCCAAGCAAGATCCGATCGAGATCGGTGTAGGAGATACCGATCTCTCCTTCATCAGTTTGTCCGGACCATAATCCTGCAGTTGGTGTTTTTTCAAGGATATTCTGTGGAATACCTATTCTTCTTGCTAGCTCTCTCACCTGCGTCTTGTACAGATCGCCTATTGGGCAAAAATCAGAACCACCATCACCAAATTTCGTGAAATAGCCAATTAAAAGTTCGCTCTTGTTGCTCGTTCCCATGACGATCCTCTTCCGGAGGTTTGCCTCATGATAGAGAACAATCATTCTGCAACGTGCCATGATATTGCCAATTAGTTCCTTCCTGTTTAGATCTGAAAGAATTTTCTCAAATCCTTCAATCGCAGGTGAGATGTCGACGATTTTCAATTCCATATTAAATTTTTTGCAAAATTCAATCACGTCCTGTTTGTCTGAAGACGGCGAAACACTGGTAGGCATAAAGAGATTGAGCACTTTTTCCGAGCCAATTGCGTCGGCACACAATTTAGAGACGACTGCTGAATCAATACCCCCACTCAATCCAACGACGACACCGTTTCCACCGCTCTCTTCAACCTTCTGGCGAATAAAATCCTTAATGACTAGTTCAGTATCCTCAGCTAGTTCCGGTCGCATTGACGATATAAATAGAATTCTGATAAATAAGTGCTTTCAAGAAACCGGGGGGAACTATTAAAAGGCTATCAAAAAGATGATATGAGTTCAGTATAATTCCCGGAGTCGGAAAAATGAAAATCGTATTGGCACAGGTGGCTTCTCACGTAGCGGATAAGTCAAAAAACATTCAAACAATTGAAAGAGTCGTCAAAAAAGTTGACGCAGACCTCGTAGTTTTTTCAGAGACGTTCCTGACGGGATATATGTGCAGGGATTTGTTTTTTAAAGTTGCAGAGGGAATCGAAGGAGAAAGCGTTAGAAGGATTAAGAAAATTGCTGAAGAACATTGCTGTGGTATTCTGTTTGGAATGCCATTGCTTGACGAAAACCTTACGTCGTTGGTCAAGAACAGCGCGGTTCTCGTCTCTCCAGATGGATATGTGCAAAGGTATGACAAGCTCTCACTTGCAAATTTTGGGCCATTCGAGGAAAAACTTTACTTTTGTCCCGGTGACGCTCCGAAGTTGTTTGAACTCAATCGCGTGAAAATCGGACCGATTATCTGTTATGATATATTCTTTCCAGAAATTTCAAAGTATTACGCGACTCTTGGGGCAGAGGTTATTATCTGTATCGCAGCTTCCCCCTATACATCAAAACCATACTTCGAACGCGTCATTCCTGCGCGGGCAATTGAGAACACGGTATACGTCATTTATGTCAATCAAGTGGGAACGCAGCTGAACCAAGTCTTTTTTGGAGGGAGCCAGGTGGCGAACCCCCGCGGAGACATAATCGTCAGGAACAAGTACTATGATGAAGATATAACTACTGTTGAAGTTGATCCTGCCGAAATTCGTCTCGCTAGGCAAATGCGCCCAACATTACGGAATACGTTTGAACTGAGCAATATTCTCTATTCGTCCTCTCGAGAATAATCTCGTTTAGAAGAAAAGAAAAATCATTAGGCGAGGAATTGACCAATGATTGAGGAATATTACTCCCTAGTCATAATCGCTCTCATCGCGTTTATCACACCGCTTTTGTTAACGCGTACGGGGATCCCAGTCGTAGTCGGAGAAATCTCTTTTGGCCTGATTGTCGGCGCCGTGCTTTATATTTTTGATACTTTTTTTGGTGTTAGGCCCCTCGTATTTGGCCCATCTGTTCAATTCCTAGCTACAATCGGTCTTATCTTTCTGATGTTCCTCTCAGGTCTCGAAATAGATTTTAGTCAAATTGGATCAGCAGGGTTGAGAGGATTCTTAATTGGGATAATCATCTTCGAACTCACTCTCATTTTAGCCCTTCCCCTGGTCTCCCTATTCATCGAAACAATGAATTTCAGTGTTGAACCTTTTTACATGGCTATCATCCTTTCGACGACATCAGTTGCTGTTGTACTCTCTGTTATCCGCGAGATGAGGATTTCCAGAACATCGTTTGGACAGCAAATTCTCGTAATAGCATTGATTTCTGATATCGGTGCAATGCTTCTTGTTACCGTCTATGCAATCAGGATACAAATCATCCAATTCGCGGATTCCCTATTTGGCACTATATCAATGGTCATACTGGTCGTGATTTTCTTGACGTTCTTCTTGATTTATAAAATCGGTTCACTTGCAATCTGGCATCATCCAGACCTACTCAAGAAATTCTTCAAATCTGACGATCCCCATGAAATCGGCATTCGAGCATCACTTGCGATCATCTTTATATTCGTCGCAATTGCGGGAATCGTTGAATCGGAAGCGATGGCAATTCTAGGTGCTTTTCTTGCTGGTGCGGTGATTTCCCTTCTATTCCAGGAAGGCGCATTGCTGACAA contains these protein-coding regions:
- a CDS encoding NAD+ synthase, which gives rise to MRPELAEDTELVIKDFIRQKVEESGGNGVVVGLSGGIDSAVVSKLCADAIGSEKVLNLFMPTSVSPSSDKQDVIEFCKKFNMELKIVDISPAIEGFEKILSDLNRKELIGNIMARCRMIVLYHEANLRKRIVMGTSNKSELLIGYFTKFGDGGSDFCPIGDLYKTQVRELARRIGIPQNILEKTPTAGLWSGQTDEGEIGISYTDLDRILLGFEKNLSNDEISARTGLPIHVIERIWKMHRSTVHKRKMPLIPKIGIRTLGLDWRE
- a CDS encoding carbon-nitrogen hydrolase family protein, with translation MKIVLAQVASHVADKSKNIQTIERVVKKVDADLVVFSETFLTGYMCRDLFFKVAEGIEGESVRRIKKIAEEHCCGILFGMPLLDENLTSLVKNSAVLVSPDGYVQRYDKLSLANFGPFEEKLYFCPGDAPKLFELNRVKIGPIICYDIFFPEISKYYATLGAEVIICIAASPYTSKPYFERVIPARAIENTVYVIYVNQVGTQLNQVFFGGSQVANPRGDIIVRNKYYDEDITTVEVDPAEIRLARQMRPTLRNTFELSNILYSSSRE
- a CDS encoding cation:proton antiporter, which codes for MIEEYYSLVIIALIAFITPLLLTRTGIPVVVGEISFGLIVGAVLYIFDTFFGVRPLVFGPSVQFLATIGLIFLMFLSGLEIDFSQIGSAGLRGFLIGIIIFELTLILALPLVSLFIETMNFSVEPFYMAIILSTTSVAVVLSVIREMRISRTSFGQQILVIALISDIGAMLLVTVYAIRIQIIQFADSLFGTISMVILVVIFLTFFLIYKIGSLAIWHHPDLLKKFFKSDDPHEIGIRASLAIIFIFVAIAGIVESEAMAILGAFLAGAVISLLFQEGALLTKKLYGIGYGFLIPIFFINLGATFNFDAILNVRALALLPALILITIIVKIIPCIILSKRSAMKGSLATGVLLTGGLTLMIAASEIGLRIGILDQMTYSLIILVAIILAVLSPTLFKYLFKKFRLGGEMR